Proteins found in one Megalobrama amblycephala isolate DHTTF-2021 linkage group LG5, ASM1881202v1, whole genome shotgun sequence genomic segment:
- the ism2a gene encoding isthmin-2, which translates to MLIRSQALRWAVFLTLCLLLVKGFPAKRRRANHIKSKSGASLEVRGHSGSKDVRQSLQDIQRQNQLRSAPPSPRRHKRRWSQIRSEGVLPKPAPQEEDEPFILDLKNFPDLANADLGSQNPNIQVTIEVVDNPQMEIEMDLAKESRNDWSLSSEEWLGHKKLFWPLFWEYHDSSQEGPGQGSLEENEEDLSYEGEDSLLSGVGADWNRRWKGWDSMDNYEYEEEEWSDWSPCSVTCGHGNQKRIRSCGYACTATESRTCDLERCPDDIIPVTEPTLEVANSTELFDTDVDSCEKWLNCKNDFLQKYLHQVLTELPNCPCIYPSEVVYNAVNIFDRKLQKTYRWRDASSPKERLDIYKPSARFCVRSMLSFDSTTLAAQHCCYDDHLKLITRGKGAGAPNLISTEFSPELHYKVDVLPWILCKGDWSRFHSVRPPNNGLQCVENPQEDVYMNELEEAREY; encoded by the exons gtcagaggtcacagtGGCTCCAAAGATGTCAGACAGTCGCTGCAGGACATTCAGCGGCAGAACCAACTGAGGAGCGCGCCGCCTTCGCCTCGCCGTCATAAGAGGAGATGGTCGCAGATTCGCTCAGAGGGAGTCCTTCCCAAACCTGCTCCACAGGAAGAAGATGAACCGTTCATTTTAGACCTGAAGAACTTTCCCGACCTTGCCAACGCAGACCTGGGCTCCCAAAACCCCAACATTCAA GTAACCATTGAGGTTGTGGACAACCCACAGATGGAGATTGAGATGGATCTGGCCAAGGAGAGCAGGAATGACTGGTCTTTGAGCTCGGAAGAGTGGCTGGGCCATAAAAAGCTCTTCTGGCCACTGTTCTGGGAATACCATGACTCCAGTCAAGAAGGTCCCGGGCAAGGAAGTCTGGAGGAAAACGAGGAGGACCTCAGCTACGAAGGAGAAGATTCCCTTTTGAGTGGTGTGGGTGCAGACTGGAACAGACGATGGAAGGGCTGGGACTCCATGGACAATTACG AATATGAGGAGGAAGAATGGAGCGATTGGTCACCATGCAGTGTCACCTGTGGACACGGGAATCAGAAGAGGATTCGTTCATGTGGCTACGCCTGCACCGCCACAGAGTCACGAACATGTGACTTAGAGCGTTGTCCTG ATGACATAATTCCTGTGACAGAACCGACTCTTGAAGTGGCAAACAGCACAGAGCTTTTTGACACAG ATGTTGACAGCTGTGAGAAGTGGCTGAATTGCAAGAACGACTTCCTCCAAAAATACCTACACCAGGTCCTGACCGAATTACCTAACTGCCCTTGCATCTACCCATCCGAGGTGGTCTACAACGCAGTCAACATTTTTGATAGAAAGTTGCAAAAGACCTATCGCTGGCGGGATGCCAGCAGCCCCAAAGAGAGGCTGGACATCTACAAGCCCTCTGCGAGGTTCTGCGTTCGCTCGATGCTCTCCTTCGACAGCACCACTTTGGCTGCACAGCACTGCTGCTACGACGATCACTTGAAGCTCATCACTCGAGGCAAAGGGGCCGGAGCCCCCAACCTCATCAGCACGGAGTTCTCCCCGGAACTTCATTACAAAGTGGACGTGCTCCCGTGGATCCTGTGTAAAGGAGACTGGAGCCGCTTTCATTCGGTTCGGCCTCCCAATAACGGACTGCAGTGTGTCGAGAACCCACAGGAAGACGTCTACATGAATGAACTAGAAGAGGCCAGGGAATACTGA